The following are encoded in a window of bacterium genomic DNA:
- a CDS encoding FMN-binding glutamate synthase family protein: MSLSRINASAATLTKNRTEDSIVPASGMCVTCVDGCIGMCEIGKSAYRGHEVIYPQPFGVITTAAEKAYPVDYSHFNIMGTAVGAHGVEADSDKAIFPAVNTEVRLGHDDGLKFRLPIMIPGIGSTNIAKNNWEGLAIGTALAGTGLTIGENVVGMDPESKIKNGRVVDTVDLKRRVALFTDNQRDGYGAIVVQANIEDTRLGVQEYAIEKLGAQCVELKWGQGAKDIGGEVKVRDLKKAQLLYERGYIVLPNPTDPDVIQAFERGAFKEFERHSRVGMVTEESFAGRVEELRKAGAKYVFLKTGAYRPADLARAVKFASKYKLDLLTVDGAGGGTGMSPWRMMNEWGVPPVEIHSLLYRYAKRLADRGEHVPALAAAGGFTFEDQIFKALALGAPFVKLVGMARGPIAAAMVGKTIGRTIAEHQLPVYVERFGDTIDEIFVTAAELRKELGDDEFEKLPPGAIGLYTYYERLAQGLRQLMCGSRKFALEYISRDDLAALTPEAAAISGIPYVMDVDKEEVEAILDA; encoded by the coding sequence ATGTCGTTGTCCAGGATAAACGCTTCGGCCGCCACGCTGACCAAGAACCGAACCGAGGATTCCATCGTCCCGGCCTCCGGGATGTGCGTCACGTGCGTAGACGGCTGCATCGGCATGTGCGAGATCGGCAAGTCGGCCTACCGCGGCCACGAGGTCATCTACCCGCAGCCGTTCGGCGTCATAACCACCGCCGCGGAAAAGGCCTATCCCGTGGATTACTCGCATTTCAACATCATGGGAACCGCCGTGGGCGCGCACGGCGTGGAGGCCGACAGCGACAAGGCTATTTTCCCGGCGGTCAACACCGAGGTCCGGCTGGGCCACGACGATGGCCTTAAGTTCCGGCTGCCGATTATGATCCCCGGCATCGGTTCGACCAACATCGCCAAGAACAACTGGGAAGGGTTGGCCATCGGAACGGCGTTGGCCGGGACCGGCCTCACCATCGGCGAAAACGTCGTCGGCATGGACCCGGAGAGCAAGATCAAAAACGGCCGCGTCGTAGATACGGTGGACCTCAAACGGCGCGTAGCGCTGTTCACGGACAACCAGCGCGACGGTTACGGCGCCATCGTCGTCCAGGCCAACATCGAGGACACGCGCCTGGGCGTCCAGGAATACGCTATAGAGAAGCTGGGGGCGCAGTGCGTCGAGCTCAAGTGGGGCCAGGGCGCCAAGGATATCGGCGGCGAGGTCAAGGTTCGCGACCTGAAAAAGGCGCAGCTTCTGTACGAGCGCGGCTACATCGTCCTTCCGAACCCCACCGACCCGGACGTTATCCAGGCCTTCGAGCGGGGGGCCTTCAAGGAGTTCGAGCGACACTCGCGCGTCGGCATGGTGACGGAGGAATCGTTCGCCGGCCGCGTGGAAGAACTGCGTAAGGCGGGCGCGAAATACGTTTTCCTGAAAACGGGGGCGTACCGGCCGGCGGACCTCGCCCGGGCCGTCAAGTTCGCCTCCAAATACAAGCTGGATCTATTGACGGTGGACGGCGCCGGCGGCGGGACCGGTATGAGCCCGTGGCGTATGATGAACGAGTGGGGCGTCCCGCCGGTTGAAATCCACTCGTTGTTGTACCGGTACGCGAAGCGGCTGGCCGACCGCGGCGAACACGTGCCGGCGCTGGCCGCGGCGGGCGGCTTCACCTTCGAGGACCAGATATTCAAGGCGCTGGCGTTGGGCGCGCCGTTCGTCAAGCTCGTCGGCATGGCCCGCGGCCCCATCGCCGCGGCGATGGTGGGCAAGACGATAGGCCGCACGATCGCGGAACATCAACTCCCGGTCTACGTCGAGCGGTTCGGCGATACGATAGACGAGATCTTCGTGACCGCGGCCGAGCTCCGCAAAGAACTCGGCGACGACGAGTTCGAGAAGCTGCCGCCCGGCGCCATCGGCCTGTACACCTACTACGAGCGCCTCGCCCAGGGATTGCGGCAGCTCATGTGCGGCAGCCGCAAGTTCGCGCTGGAGTACATATCACGCGACGACCTGGCGGCGCTAACGCCGGAGGCGGCCGCGATCAGCGGGATCCCGTACGTTATGGACGTCGATAAGGAAGAAGTCGAGGCGATCTTGGACGCGTAA
- a CDS encoding NADH-quinone oxidoreductase subunit NuoF: MQRLTSVEDFEELRGRLESDRDPAFPTIVINAGTCGQASGANDLIRIAKRDILNKGLAEKVHLRITGCHGFCEMEPSVLLEPGGIFYPRVGLDDMSRIVEAVPAGEVLEDLLYEDPATGERIAGEQDVPFFRKQVRTLLGQSEKIDPIRVYNYVENGGYGAFVEVLKRGDRGWTVEEVKASRLRGRGGAGFPTGLKWEMLAAQPNGRGKFVVCNADEGDPGAYMDRSLLEGNPHAIIEGMLIGAFATGADRGVVYVRNEYPLAIKHLVIALRQARELGLLGDNILDSGFSFDLDLVRGAGAFVCGEETALMRSIEGKTGEPRQRPPYPVEKGIDGKPTAINNVETWANVPVLFRKGAAAFARVGTENSKGTKIFSLVGKVKNTGLVEVPMGITLREVVYDIGGGPSGKAPVKAVQTGGPSGGCIPASMFDLPISYDSLAEAGSIMGSGGMIVMDENTCMVDVARYFMNFLKDESCGKCFTCRKGTQRMYELLDDITRGEGTPEHLELLGELGEAVKDTTMCGLGQTAPNPPLSTLRYFREEYETHVRDGKCPAGVCKGLISFAIDPERCTGCGACAKVCPEGAIAGEPDEPFTLDSEKCNRCGSCYEVCQHEAIVKA; this comes from the coding sequence ATGCAGCGACTTACTTCCGTCGAAGATTTCGAGGAACTCCGGGGGCGGTTGGAGAGCGACCGGGACCCCGCATTTCCGACTATCGTTATCAACGCCGGGACTTGCGGCCAGGCCAGCGGCGCCAACGACCTCATTCGCATCGCCAAGCGCGACATTTTGAATAAGGGTTTGGCGGAAAAAGTGCATCTCCGCATCACGGGGTGCCACGGCTTCTGCGAGATGGAGCCGTCGGTGCTGCTCGAGCCGGGGGGCATCTTTTACCCTCGCGTCGGCTTGGACGATATGTCCCGGATCGTGGAGGCCGTACCGGCGGGCGAAGTTTTAGAGGACCTGTTGTACGAGGACCCGGCGACCGGCGAGAGAATCGCGGGCGAACAAGACGTCCCGTTCTTCCGAAAGCAGGTCCGTACGCTGCTGGGCCAAAGCGAAAAGATCGACCCGATTCGGGTTTACAATTACGTCGAGAACGGCGGGTACGGGGCTTTCGTTGAAGTCCTGAAGCGGGGCGACCGCGGGTGGACGGTCGAAGAGGTCAAAGCCTCGCGGCTCCGGGGCCGGGGAGGCGCGGGTTTCCCCACGGGGTTGAAGTGGGAGATGTTGGCGGCGCAGCCGAACGGCCGCGGCAAGTTCGTGGTGTGCAACGCCGACGAAGGTGACCCGGGCGCCTATATGGACCGCAGCCTGTTGGAGGGCAATCCCCACGCCATCATCGAGGGGATGCTCATCGGCGCTTTCGCCACGGGCGCCGACCGCGGCGTCGTCTACGTCCGCAACGAGTACCCGCTGGCGATTAAGCACCTCGTTATCGCGCTGCGCCAGGCCCGCGAACTCGGCCTATTGGGAGATAACATCCTCGATTCCGGGTTTTCGTTCGACCTCGACCTCGTGCGAGGGGCGGGCGCGTTCGTATGCGGCGAGGAGACGGCGCTCATGCGCTCGATCGAGGGCAAGACGGGCGAACCGCGGCAGCGGCCGCCGTACCCGGTGGAGAAGGGCATCGACGGCAAGCCGACGGCCATAAACAACGTCGAGACCTGGGCCAACGTCCCGGTACTTTTCCGGAAGGGCGCCGCGGCGTTCGCCCGGGTCGGCACCGAGAATAGCAAGGGTACTAAGATCTTCAGCCTGGTGGGGAAGGTCAAAAACACCGGCCTGGTCGAGGTGCCGATGGGGATTACGCTTCGCGAGGTCGTCTACGACATCGGCGGCGGCCCGTCGGGTAAGGCGCCGGTCAAGGCCGTCCAGACGGGGGGCCCCTCCGGCGGCTGCATCCCGGCGTCGATGTTCGACCTGCCGATAAGCTACGACAGCCTGGCCGAGGCCGGCTCCATCATGGGCTCGGGCGGTATGATCGTCATGGACGAGAACACCTGTATGGTGGACGTCGCCCGGTACTTTATGAACTTTTTAAAGGACGAGTCCTGCGGCAAGTGCTTCACCTGCCGCAAGGGTACGCAGCGTATGTACGAGCTCCTCGACGACATTACGCGCGGCGAGGGGACGCCGGAGCACCTCGAGCTGCTTGGGGAGCTCGGCGAGGCCGTCAAGGATACGACGATGTGCGGCCTGGGCCAGACGGCGCCCAACCCGCCGCTGTCGACGCTTCGTTACTTCCGGGAGGAATACGAGACGCACGTGCGCGACGGCAAATGCCCGGCGGGCGTGTGTAAGGGACTTATCTCGTTCGCGATCGACCCGGAACGCTGCACCGGGTGCGGCGCGTGCGCCAAGGTGTGTCCCGAGGGGGCGATCGCCGGCGAGCCCGACGAGCCGTTTACGCTCGATTCCGAGAAATGCAATAGATGCGGCTCGTGCTACGAGGTGTGCCAACACGAGGCGATCGTAAAGGCGTAG
- a CDS encoding HAD-IIIA family hydrolase, with amino-acid sequence MVRVALLDRDGVLNRDRPDYIKNAAELEVFPFARAAVETFKAAGWLVYVVSNQSVVARGLASRADVDAVTAKLAREVGPVDG; translated from the coding sequence ATGGTGCGCGTTGCGTTGTTGGACCGCGACGGCGTCCTCAACCGGGACCGGCCCGATTATATCAAAAACGCGGCCGAGCTGGAGGTCTTCCCGTTCGCCCGCGCCGCGGTGGAGACGTTCAAGGCCGCCGGGTGGTTGGTCTACGTCGTGTCGAACCAGTCCGTCGTCGCCCGGGGGCTCGCCTCGCGGGCGGACGTAGACGCCGTGACCGCTAAATTGGCCCGCGAGGTCGGCCCGGTAGACGGC
- a CDS encoding NAD(P)H-dependent oxidoreductase subunit E: MQLTKTHASGRGAAVDTSRGICTTCIHAPTCAHRLKNAEVTIWECDLFESYEAPRLYEAVETHLGRRGAIMAMLEEIQSKYGYLPAGGLKVVAEKTGASLVDIYGVATFYKSFSLRPRGKHLVSACLGTACHVRGGPAVAGEFERQLGVAPGETTPDREFTLETVACLGACALGPIVVVDGHYFSHVSPTKVKRILRQTREGLDKVEVKKDKRIFPIRVNCPRCNHGLMDSEAEIDGYPSIRVTMSFGREHGWLRLSSLYGSYRVESEYEIPEDAVVNFFCPHCHAELRGPAACPECGAPMVSMIVRGGGVVQICSRRGCKCHMLDVNGVNI, from the coding sequence ATGCAACTCACGAAGACGCACGCGAGTGGGCGTGGAGCGGCGGTCGACACCTCCCGCGGGATATGTACGACCTGCATTCACGCGCCGACGTGCGCCCACCGGTTGAAAAACGCGGAGGTCACGATCTGGGAGTGCGACCTCTTCGAGAGCTACGAGGCGCCCCGGCTGTACGAGGCCGTGGAGACGCACCTCGGCCGGCGGGGCGCGATTATGGCGATGCTGGAGGAGATCCAAAGCAAGTACGGGTATCTCCCGGCGGGTGGCCTCAAGGTCGTGGCCGAAAAGACCGGCGCCTCGCTCGTAGATATTTACGGCGTCGCGACGTTTTATAAATCCTTCAGCCTCCGACCCCGCGGTAAGCACCTGGTATCGGCGTGCTTGGGAACGGCGTGCCACGTGCGCGGAGGGCCGGCCGTCGCGGGGGAGTTCGAGCGCCAACTCGGCGTCGCTCCCGGCGAGACGACGCCCGACCGCGAGTTTACCCTCGAGACGGTCGCGTGCCTGGGCGCGTGCGCGTTAGGCCCGATCGTCGTGGTCGACGGCCATTACTTCTCGCACGTCTCGCCGACCAAGGTTAAACGGATCCTCAGGCAAACGCGAGAGGGGCTCGACAAGGTGGAGGTCAAGAAGGACAAGCGGATCTTCCCGATTCGAGTGAATTGCCCGCGATGCAACCACGGCTTGATGGACTCCGAAGCCGAGATCGACGGCTACCCCTCGATCCGGGTAACGATGTCCTTCGGCCGCGAGCACGGGTGGCTCCGGCTCTCCAGCCTCTACGGCAGCTACAGGGTCGAATCCGAATACGAGATCCCCGAAGACGCCGTCGTCAACTTCTTCTGTCCGCATTGCCACGCGGAGCTGCGGGGTCCGGCGGCGTGCCCGGAGTGCGGCGCGCCGATGGTCTCCATGATCGTCCGCGGCGGCGGCGTCGTCCAGATCTGCTCGCGGCGAGGTTGCAAGTGTCACATGTTGGACGTCAACGGCGTTAACATATAA
- a CDS encoding sigma-54 dependent transcriptional regulator: MVNDDKPRLLVVDDVPEILEALQRKLAARGYAVFTAPGAPEAIKLLDETAVDLVITDMKMPRVSGLELIRYVRENLPDTEVMMITAYASVPDAVEAVKTGAEEYLAKPFTDEELLTAVSRILEKLRARRMTERLPRPGDLSRYGLVAESKVMHKVFQDVEKAAATNATVLITGESGTGKELVARATHYASDRAAAPFVPVNCGAVPQELLESELFGHVKGAFTGARDTRAGFFQTADGGTIFLDEIAETNLSMQVKLLRVLQDKNVYMVGSRRPHKADVRIIAASNKDLLHLVNKGAFRDDLYYRLAVITIDIPPLRERGDDILLLTNVFVDKYSGELGKTPLRLSDKVIQVFREYNWPGNVRELENVIQRLVAMTDAEEIDVPDLPSLMRHRTVREVNLTRPLEEVEVEYIQNVLASVGGNKTEAAEVLGINRKTLAQKLKKSEGYGDST; this comes from the coding sequence ATGGTCAACGACGATAAACCGCGGCTCCTGGTAGTAGACGACGTACCCGAAATCTTGGAGGCGTTGCAGCGGAAGCTTGCGGCCCGGGGGTACGCGGTGTTTACGGCGCCCGGCGCCCCGGAGGCGATAAAGCTTCTCGACGAGACGGCCGTCGACCTCGTGATTACCGACATGAAGATGCCGCGCGTGAGCGGCCTGGAATTAATCAGGTACGTACGCGAGAATCTTCCCGACACCGAGGTCATGATGATTACGGCGTATGCCTCCGTTCCCGACGCGGTGGAGGCGGTGAAGACGGGAGCGGAGGAGTACTTGGCGAAGCCGTTCACCGACGAGGAGTTATTAACGGCCGTAAGCCGCATACTCGAGAAGCTGCGCGCGCGTCGTATGACCGAGCGCCTCCCGCGTCCCGGGGACCTCTCGCGCTACGGCCTGGTGGCCGAATCGAAGGTGATGCACAAGGTCTTCCAGGACGTCGAGAAGGCCGCGGCGACGAACGCCACCGTATTAATAACGGGAGAGAGCGGGACGGGCAAGGAACTCGTCGCCCGGGCGACCCATTACGCCAGCGACCGGGCCGCGGCGCCGTTCGTACCGGTGAACTGCGGCGCCGTCCCGCAAGAGCTGCTCGAAAGCGAGCTCTTCGGCCACGTCAAGGGCGCCTTCACCGGGGCGCGGGATACGCGGGCCGGCTTCTTCCAAACCGCGGACGGGGGGACGATCTTCCTCGACGAGATCGCCGAAACCAACTTGTCGATGCAAGTGAAGTTGTTGCGCGTGCTGCAAGATAAGAACGTCTACATGGTCGGTTCGCGGCGGCCGCACAAGGCCGACGTGCGCATTATCGCCGCTTCGAATAAAGACCTCCTGCACCTCGTAAATAAGGGCGCGTTTCGCGACGACCTCTATTACCGCCTCGCCGTGATCACGATCGACATCCCGCCGCTTCGCGAACGGGGCGACGACATACTCCTCCTCACGAACGTATTCGTCGACAAGTACTCGGGCGAATTGGGCAAAACGCCCCTCCGCCTTTCCGATAAGGTAATCCAAGTTTTCCGGGAGTATAACTGGCCGGGCAACGTCCGTGAGCTGGAGAACGTGATCCAGCGGCTCGTCGCGATGACGGATGCGGAGGAAATCGACGTTCCGGACCTCCCGTCGCTCATGCGGCACCGGACCGTACGGGAGGTCAACCTTACCCGGCCGCTGGAGGAAGTGGAGGTAGAGTATATCCAGAACGTTCTCGCCTCCGTCGGCGGCAACAAGACGGAGGCCGCCGAGGTCCTCGGGATCAACCGAAAAACATTAGCCCAAAAGCTCAAGAAATCCGAGGGATATGGCGATAGTACGTGA
- the murJ gene encoding murein biosynthesis integral membrane protein MurJ gives MAPEQVIKKPEENGRGRFFRAAGVIGVATVASRILGLAREIAFAGIFGANWVTDAFRIAYVIPYLLRRLLGEGAMSAFFVPVFTEQLEREGRDGAFRFAQSLYTLFLTCVVIAVILGVLAMPAVVAVIAPGFVRQAATFGLSASLARLMLPYMLFMMTSALAMGILNSFYRFAVPACAPIVMNVFALGSLFILVPLFGETPQEQIYALTVGVLAGGVAQVLIQVPSLRKVGFRFRPRFDFRHPAIKKVGILMVPALFSIGVIRINLLISTAAASFVGVGVVSFIMYAERLLQFPMGVFGFSLANALLPRISRHAARGEIETFKDLLSFALRASLFISLPATAGLIVLGEPLVRVIYERGAFTAADAAATSVILGAFAVGLFAFVGMQIVTPAFYALKLPKEPIRGGVVALVSNLIFAVVLALLFKGPGIALAISISTTCTLAYLLHRLRRAVGPIGFRRIAVAGARFGGASVLLAAFLVLARVALGRYVPAATLPQAGALLAIVATAVPAYVLLARLFGAPEVREVINIVLRRK, from the coding sequence GTGGCCCCGGAGCAAGTTATTAAAAAACCGGAAGAGAACGGCCGCGGCCGCTTCTTCCGCGCCGCCGGCGTAATCGGCGTCGCCACCGTCGCGAGTCGCATCCTCGGCCTGGCGCGCGAAATAGCGTTCGCCGGCATCTTCGGCGCCAACTGGGTCACGGACGCCTTCCGCATCGCGTACGTCATACCGTACCTCCTCCGGCGCCTGCTGGGCGAGGGCGCGATGTCGGCCTTCTTCGTCCCGGTATTCACCGAGCAGCTCGAGCGGGAAGGCCGCGACGGCGCGTTCCGCTTCGCGCAATCCCTCTACACCCTATTCCTCACGTGCGTCGTCATCGCCGTTATCTTAGGGGTCCTGGCGATGCCGGCCGTCGTCGCCGTAATCGCGCCGGGGTTCGTACGCCAGGCCGCGACCTTCGGCCTATCCGCCAGCCTGGCCCGCTTAATGCTTCCCTACATGTTGTTTATGATGACGTCGGCGCTCGCGATGGGAATTCTGAACTCGTTCTACCGCTTCGCCGTCCCGGCGTGCGCGCCCATAGTGATGAACGTCTTCGCGCTCGGCTCGCTTTTCATCCTGGTTCCCCTCTTCGGCGAAACCCCTCAAGAGCAGATATACGCCCTTACGGTCGGCGTATTGGCGGGCGGCGTGGCGCAGGTTCTCATACAAGTCCCGAGCCTACGCAAAGTCGGCTTTCGCTTCCGGCCGCGCTTCGACTTCCGCCACCCGGCGATCAAAAAAGTAGGGATTTTGATGGTCCCGGCGCTGTTCTCCATCGGCGTCATCCGCATCAACCTGTTAATCAGCACCGCCGCGGCCTCGTTCGTCGGCGTCGGCGTCGTATCGTTCATTATGTACGCCGAACGGCTGTTGCAGTTCCCGATGGGCGTCTTCGGCTTCTCGCTCGCGAACGCGCTGCTGCCGCGCATCAGCCGCCACGCCGCGCGCGGCGAAATAGAAACCTTTAAAGACCTCCTATCCTTCGCGCTGCGGGCGTCGCTCTTCATATCGCTGCCGGCGACGGCGGGGCTAATCGTCCTGGGCGAGCCGCTGGTACGGGTCATCTACGAGCGCGGCGCGTTCACCGCCGCGGACGCCGCCGCCACGTCGGTCATCCTCGGCGCCTTCGCCGTCGGCCTCTTCGCCTTCGTCGGGATGCAAATAGTGACGCCGGCGTTCTACGCCCTCAAGCTCCCCAAAGAACCGATACGGGGCGGCGTCGTGGCGCTGGTTAGCAACCTGATCTTCGCCGTCGTCTTGGCCTTACTGTTCAAAGGGCCCGGGATTGCCCTCGCGATCTCGATATCGACCACCTGCACGCTGGCCTATCTCCTCCACCGCTTGCGCCGGGCGGTGGGCCCGATAGGATTCAGGCGGATCGCCGTCGCGGGCGCGCGCTTCGGCGGCGCGAGCGTCCTTCTGGCCGCGTTTCTCGTGCTCGCCCGGGTCGCCCTCGGGCGCTACGTTCCGGCGGCGACGCTGCCCCAGGCCGGCGCGCTACTGGCTATCGTGGCCACCGCGGTTCCGGCGTACGTACTCCTCGCCCGGCTTTTCGGCGCGCCCGAGGTTAGAGAGGTAATTAATATCGTCTTGAGGAGGAAATAA
- a CDS encoding ATP-binding protein: protein MVGKSKARTSRLARSRVLIEDYYELSHQVLRLGNRGVPRGEFLREAFSLLLGFSGCDAVEFRLRDGDFCYYAEMVGEPSRNFRFGIIDRVAEDDGKILPCVADDAPTERLCRDVLRGRLAAGQPCLTEKGTFWTGGAGETLVMGSSADGETSAAPYLIGGDYESLIVAPFAVGVGDIGVLLLKSRRKDFFGRAEAELFEGVAQNLGVAVADRRTHWKLRERVKEMTCLYKIAETASRPGISAEEVFRKIVRLLPPAMQYPDITIGKIVIDGAVYATEELEDTPYKLSADIFVHGEKRGALEVQYKEAKLDYEPGVFLQEEQNLLDAVARQIGLIIENRLAEEERAQLHEQLWHADRLATIGQLAAGIAHELNEPLASVLSFAELLKEDPGLSAQGAKDLGKILTATLRARGIVRQLLFFAREVPTIKQAVDVGDVVEETLSLLQSRFGKESVECEFRLASDVPKIVADPAQLHQVVINLLVNAFQAMPDGGKLTISTGANGEYVYLAVEDTGVGMSEEIKRNIFLPFFTTKEVGQGTGLGLPVVHGIVTAHGGSVAVESEPGKGSRFEVRLPLRPAGNQKESDDDGQRR, encoded by the coding sequence ATGGTTGGCAAGTCGAAAGCGAGAACCTCCCGGTTAGCGCGAAGCCGCGTGCTTATCGAGGACTATTACGAGCTTTCCCACCAGGTCCTGCGTTTGGGAAACCGCGGCGTGCCGCGGGGCGAGTTCCTGCGGGAGGCGTTTTCGTTACTGCTCGGGTTCTCAGGTTGCGACGCCGTCGAGTTCCGGTTGCGCGACGGCGATTTTTGCTACTACGCGGAGATGGTCGGCGAACCGAGCCGCAATTTCCGATTCGGTATCATAGACCGCGTCGCCGAGGATGACGGGAAAATCCTCCCGTGCGTCGCCGACGACGCGCCGACCGAAAGGCTATGCCGAGACGTTCTAAGGGGCCGGCTCGCGGCCGGCCAACCGTGTTTGACCGAGAAGGGAACGTTCTGGACCGGCGGCGCGGGCGAAACGTTGGTAATGGGGTCTTCCGCGGACGGCGAGACCTCGGCGGCGCCCTATCTTATCGGCGGCGATTACGAGTCGCTTATCGTCGCTCCGTTCGCCGTGGGGGTAGGGGACATCGGCGTCCTCCTCCTCAAATCGCGGCGGAAGGATTTCTTCGGCCGCGCCGAAGCGGAACTCTTCGAGGGCGTCGCGCAGAACCTCGGCGTCGCGGTCGCCGACCGCCGCACCCATTGGAAGCTCCGCGAGCGCGTCAAAGAGATGACGTGCCTTTACAAAATAGCCGAGACAGCCTCGCGTCCCGGGATTTCTGCGGAGGAAGTGTTCCGGAAGATCGTGCGGCTGCTACCCCCCGCCATGCAATACCCGGATATCACGATCGGGAAGATCGTGATCGACGGCGCGGTGTACGCGACGGAGGAGTTGGAAGACACGCCGTACAAACTATCGGCGGATATCTTCGTCCACGGCGAAAAAAGGGGCGCGCTCGAGGTACAGTACAAGGAAGCCAAGCTGGATTATGAACCGGGCGTTTTCTTGCAGGAGGAACAGAACCTCCTCGACGCCGTCGCGCGTCAGATAGGTTTGATTATCGAAAATCGCCTCGCGGAGGAGGAACGCGCGCAGCTTCATGAGCAGCTCTGGCACGCGGACCGCCTGGCGACGATAGGCCAACTCGCGGCCGGCATCGCCCACGAGCTCAACGAACCTCTCGCCAGCGTGCTGAGCTTCGCCGAGCTGTTGAAGGAAGACCCGGGCCTTTCGGCGCAGGGGGCTAAGGATTTGGGGAAAATTTTAACGGCGACGCTTCGCGCTCGCGGAATCGTAAGGCAACTCCTCTTTTTCGCACGCGAGGTCCCCACGATAAAGCAAGCCGTGGACGTCGGCGACGTCGTAGAGGAAACGCTCTCGTTGCTCCAATCCCGTTTCGGCAAAGAGAGCGTCGAGTGCGAGTTTAGACTCGCCTCCGACGTCCCGAAGATCGTAGCCGACCCGGCGCAGCTCCACCAAGTCGTTATTAACCTTCTGGTCAACGCGTTCCAGGCGATGCCGGACGGGGGGAAGTTGACGATAAGTACGGGGGCGAACGGCGAATACGTCTACTTGGCGGTAGAGGACACGGGCGTCGGAATGAGCGAGGAGATAAAGAGGAATATTTTCCTCCCGTTCTTTACGACGAAGGAGGTGGGTCAGGGAACGGGCTTGGGATTGCCGGTCGTTCACGGGATCGTAACCGCGCACGGCGGGTCGGTCGCGGTGGAGAGCGAACCGGGAAAGGGCTCGCGGTTCGAAGTCCGCCTCCCGCTCCGGCCTGCCGGAAATCAAAAGGAAAGCGACGACGATGGTCAACGACGATAA
- a CDS encoding 2Fe-2S iron-sulfur cluster-binding protein, translated as MVKLTVNGLPVEVEEGTTLLEAARFYGFPVPTLCYKEGLSPYGACRLCVVEVGEGPRAKLVSSCTYPAQEGLKVRTASERVLRARRMVIELLLASCPQSKIIQDIASAHDVRRQRFKQEYEDCIMCGLCVRMCEEQMMAKAIGFRGRGERRSIGTPFDIKSDECRLCGGCIYICPACQLRCTYTEPEKAICGGCANLAPPCIEKEQFHDMMCYMDPCVACEIDKE; from the coding sequence ATGGTGAAACTCACGGTCAACGGCTTGCCGGTGGAAGTGGAGGAAGGAACGACGCTGTTGGAGGCCGCCCGGTTTTACGGCTTCCCCGTCCCGACGCTCTGCTACAAAGAGGGGCTGTCACCCTACGGCGCGTGTCGGCTCTGCGTCGTCGAGGTAGGCGAGGGGCCGCGGGCGAAGCTGGTATCCTCCTGCACGTACCCGGCGCAAGAGGGCCTTAAAGTCCGCACCGCCTCCGAACGCGTACTCCGGGCCCGGCGGATGGTCATCGAGCTGCTCCTGGCGTCGTGCCCGCAGTCGAAGATTATACAGGACATCGCCTCGGCCCACGACGTGCGGCGACAGCGCTTCAAGCAGGAGTACGAGGACTGCATCATGTGCGGCCTGTGCGTGCGGATGTGCGAGGAGCAGATGATGGCCAAGGCCATCGGCTTCCGCGGCCGGGGAGAACGCCGCAGCATCGGTACGCCGTTCGACATCAAATCCGACGAGTGCCGGCTGTGCGGCGGCTGCATCTACATCTGCCCCGCCTGCCAGCTCCGTTGTACGTATACCGAGCCGGAGAAGGCGATATGCGGCGGGTGCGCCAACCTCGCGCCCCCCTGCATCGAAAAAGAGCAGTTCCACGATATGATGTGTTATATGGACCCCTGCGTCGCCTGCGAGATCGATAAGGAATAA